A genome region from Alteripontixanthobacter maritimus includes the following:
- a CDS encoding DksA/TraR family C4-type zinc finger protein encodes MAGGWARDGAVQDQIDDTVNDAVAAARARLKATESRKSAEYCDDCGEDIPDKRRNALPGVRTCVACQSARDASVRHSAINRRGSKDSQLR; translated from the coding sequence ATGGCAGGTGGTTGGGCGCGCGATGGCGCGGTGCAGGATCAGATCGACGATACGGTGAATGACGCGGTCGCCGCGGCAAGGGCCAGGCTGAAAGCGACAGAATCGCGCAAAAGCGCGGAATATTGCGACGATTGCGGAGAAGACATCCCGGACAAGCGCCGCAATGCGCTGCCCGGCGTGAGGACCTGTGTCGCTTGCCAGTCCGCCCGCGACGCGTCAGTGCGCCATTCCGCCATCAATCGGCGCGGCAGCAAGGATTCCCAGCTTCGATGA